A part of Prunus dulcis unplaced genomic scaffold, ALMONDv2, whole genome shotgun sequence genomic DNA contains:
- the LOC117612962 gene encoding putative disease resistance protein RGA3 encodes MSTIKDVLLDAEQKQAHNQQIRSWLRQLKHVFLDAEDLLDEFECESLRREVVETFHGTTGKVRRFFSRSNPIAFRLRVGHEIKEIRERLDELKSNKAIFDSLTSIDHHGGGGDHHERVNVTHSFVRASKVIGRESEKKQIINLLIEQGDDNQSGNGNVSVIPIVGIGGLGKTTLAKLVYDDERVVGHFEKRMWVSVSVDFEITRLIKMILSSASDTEMSDKLSLDQLQGRLRRALKDKKFLLVLDDVWNEDRIKWSELRDLLIEGTKSGSKILVTTRNTSVAEMMGTIPTNINLQSLSFEDCLSLFVECAFKEGRDKNYPNLFEMGKDIVRKCGGVPLAVKTLGSQLHSKTDEREWKLVRDSEIWELKQEDAGHILPALKLSYTQLPPHLRQCLAYCSHLLKDRIEFNSVTLIRYWMAHGILDQSRVHGNMELEDIGELYFKDLWARSFFQNVIDCHAFYIFDMHHLIHDLVQSIAQGECFTVKSANTKDISENVRHLTFLEAGQNISTTLQKLNKVRTIEAVEIEIDESFLCTCFSRFKYLRVVELPICSLQVLPSSIGSLKHLRYLNLCCNEAIMKLPNAICRLQSLQTLNLSGCENLQELPRDISKLISLTSLVLTTKQTSFTKNGVGCLKSLRFLHIDKCNHLTSLPCEKSYLTSLRTLVIGSCEQLDLRNVNYQGTPLRLQKLSIINLPRMVALPEWFQGAANTLQVLFISMCENLEALPDWLASFTSLTKLVIDQCQKLLSLPEGMRSLTSLKELVVDDCPELERRCQCNIGEDWPKISHVPHVSLSSFD; translated from the coding sequence ATGTCCACCATCAAAGATGTCCTCTTGGATGCCGAACAGAAGCAAGCTCATAACCAGCAGATACGCAGTTGGCTAAGACAGCTTAAACATGTATTTCTCGATGCTGAGGATTTGTTGGATGAGTTTGAGTGCGAATCTTTGCGGAGGGAAGTGGTGGAAACATTTCATGGCACAACTGGAAAGGTACGCCGTTTCTTCTCTCGTTCTAATCCAATTGCATTCCGTTTGAGAGTAGGTCATGAAATCAAGGAGATTAGAGAGAGGTTAGATGAGCTCAAGTCCAATAAGGCTATATTTGATTCTCTCACTAGTATTGATCATcatggaggtggtggtgatcATCATGAAAGAGTGAATGTGACCCACTCCTTCGTTCGTGCTTCAAAGGTTATTGGTAGAGAGTCtgagaagaaacaaattataaatcTCTTGATCGAACAAGGTGATGATAATCAAAGTGGGAATGGGAATGTCTCTGTTATTCCTATAGTGGGGATTGGAGGTTTAGGGAAGACCACGCTTGCCAAGTTGGTGTACGATGATGAAAGGGTCGTTGGGCATTTCGAAAAGAGGATGTGGGTGTCTGTTTCAGTGGACTTTGAAATTACTAGATTGATAAAGATGATTCTTAGTTCTGCATCAGATACAGAGATGAGTGATAAATTGAGTCTGGATCAGTTGCAAGGAAGGCTACGTCGTGCTTTAAAGGATAAGAAatttttgcttgttttggATGATGTTTGGAATGAGGATCGTATTAAATGGAGTGAGTTGAGAGATTTATTGATAGAGGGAACCAAGTCAGGAAGTAAGATTTTAGTGACGACTAGAAATACCTCGGTTGCTGAGATGATGGGTACCATTCCAACAAACATTAATTTACAATCTCTTTCATTTGAGGATTGTTTGTCTTTGTTTGTAGAATGTGCTTTTAAAGAGGGACGTGATAAAAACTATCCTAACCTCTTTGAAATGGGAAAGGATATTGTTAGAAAGTGCGGAGGGGTTCCATTGGCAGTGAAAACTTTAGGGAGTCAACTACACTCAAAGACTGATGAACGGGAATGGAAATTGGTGAGAGATTCTGAGATATGGGAATTGAAACAAGAAGATGCTGGTCACATTTTACCTGCATTGAAATTGAGTTATACCCAATTGCCTCCTCATTTGAGACAATGTCTTGCTTATTGTTCCCATCTACTAAAGGATAGGATTGAGTTTAATAGTGTAACCTTGATCAGATATTGGATGGCACATGGAATCCTTGATCAATCTCGTGTTCATGGGAATATGGAGTTGGAAGACATCGGAGAGCTATATTTTAAAGATTTATGGGCGAGATCCTTTTTTCAAAACGTTATTGATTGTCATGCGTTCTACATATTTGATATGCATCATCTTATCCATGATCTTGTACAATCAATTGCACAAGGTGAGTGTTTTACAGTGAAGTCTGCAAACACCAAAGATATATCTGAAAATGTCAGACATTTGACATTTTTGGAAGCTGGCCAAAATATTTCAACAACCTTGCAAAAGTTGAACAAAGTGCGGACTATAGAAGCAGTCGAAATAGAGATTGATGAATCCTTCCTGTGCACTTGCTTCTCAAGATTCAAATATTTGCGAGTGGTTGAGTTACCTATATGTTCATTACAAGTGTTGCCAAGTTCCATTGGTTCCCTGAAACATTTGAGATATCTGAACTTGTGTTGTAATGAAGCAATAATGAAACTCCCCAATGCAATTTGTAGATTGCAGAGCTTGCAAACTCTAAATCTTAGTGGTTGTGAGAATCTCCAAGAGTTACCGAGAGATATAAGCAAATTGATCAGCCTCACATCACTGGTTTTAACcacaaaacaaacaagttttaCAAAGAATGGGGTGGGATGCTTGAAATCACTTCGATTCCTTCATATTGATAAGTGTAATCATTTAACTTCTTTGCCCTGTGAAAAGAGTTATCTTACTTCCTTAAGGACTCTGGTGATAGGAAGTTGCGAACAACTGGATTTGAGGAACGTAAACTATCAAGGAACTCCACTGAGGCTCCAAAAATTGAGTATTATAAATTTACCACGGATGGTGGCATTGCCTGAATGGTTTCAAGGAGCGGCTAATACCCTTCAAGTCTTGTTTATTAGCATGTGTGAGAATTTGGAGGCATTACCTGATTGGTTGGCAAGTTTCACATCACTCACAAAGTTGGTCATTGATCAATGTCAGAAATTGTTGTCTCTGCCAGAGGGAATGCGTTCTCTTACCTCCTTAAAGGAACTTGTGGTTGATGATTGTCCTGAATTGGAGAGGAGATGCCAGTGCAACATTGGAGAAGATTGGCCCAAGATTTCTCATGTGCCACATGTTTCCTTGTCCTCCTTCGATTGA